Proteins co-encoded in one Bacteroidota bacterium genomic window:
- a CDS encoding T9SS type A sorting domain-containing protein, whose translation MKKAEKSCYLNFFSTKYLFITFSILVLISSSEAQTTYFIDASNGNDNWTGTSPATAWQTLAKVNSSAFQPGDSILFKRGENWRGQLVPVSGNATARMYYGSYGSGTLPLIMGSVNMNQPSDWVLESSNIWRCTSTASTDVGNIIFDNESHAGIKKWSTAELQSQDDFHYDLVSGEIRMYSIGNPATVHTFIECALRNHVVNQMGRSYISYENLAIKYGSAHGFGGGNTSNITIRNCEISWIGGGDLNMDGQIRFGNGIEFWSNASNHLVENNKIWEIYDTGLTNQSNSYAVHYNIIYRNNIIWNCGMAAVEIWNRPSSSITRNIRFENNTCVNMGYGWGMQRPDYMGFCYTAWSNTSQTDSVFIRNNVFVNPLRFFYVFNETSTFLEMEKDYNCYAAESAMDTFLYNYATNETVTMQNFSTYQTNANADWNSILANPEFVDSVYNDYHLSSASPCIDIGLSTNLNYDHDGVFRPQGDGFDIGAYEYVIASTINEKVSPGFLIYPNPADNVIIIETNENDFYIEFINILGLVILKKRNIKEINVSGIAPGTYILRFNGKKIQGEERVIVH comes from the coding sequence ATGAAAAAAGCAGAAAAAAGTTGCTATCTGAATTTCTTTTCAACGAAGTATTTATTTATTACTTTTTCAATTTTAGTTTTAATCTCATCTTCTGAAGCTCAAACCACGTATTTTATAGATGCCTCAAATGGGAATGACAATTGGACAGGAACATCTCCTGCTACTGCCTGGCAGACATTGGCAAAGGTTAACTCATCAGCTTTTCAACCGGGCGACAGCATACTGTTTAAAAGAGGGGAAAACTGGAGGGGACAACTTGTCCCGGTATCCGGCAATGCAACTGCAAGAATGTATTATGGATCCTATGGCAGTGGAACTCTTCCTCTGATAATGGGATCGGTGAATATGAACCAGCCATCTGACTGGGTTTTGGAATCATCCAACATTTGGCGTTGTACATCAACCGCCTCAACAGATGTTGGAAATATCATTTTTGACAATGAAAGTCATGCCGGAATTAAAAAATGGTCAACTGCTGAGCTTCAGTCGCAAGATGATTTTCATTATGACCTTGTATCTGGAGAGATTAGAATGTATTCTATTGGTAATCCTGCAACTGTGCATACCTTTATTGAATGTGCTTTAAGAAACCATGTTGTGAATCAAATGGGTCGATCATATATTTCTTATGAGAATCTTGCCATAAAGTATGGATCTGCACATGGCTTTGGTGGTGGAAATACATCTAATATTACCATCAGAAATTGTGAAATTTCGTGGATTGGAGGTGGTGATTTGAATATGGACGGACAGATTCGGTTTGGCAACGGAATAGAGTTTTGGAGCAATGCCTCCAATCATTTGGTTGAAAACAATAAAATATGGGAAATATATGATACAGGACTTACAAATCAGAGCAACTCATATGCTGTTCATTATAATATCATATACCGAAACAATATCATCTGGAACTGTGGTATGGCTGCAGTAGAAATCTGGAACAGGCCATCCTCTTCCATTACCAGAAATATAAGGTTTGAAAATAACACCTGTGTTAACATGGGTTATGGCTGGGGTATGCAACGACCTGATTATATGGGGTTCTGTTATACTGCATGGTCTAACACATCACAAACAGATTCAGTATTTATTAGGAACAATGTATTTGTAAACCCATTACGATTCTTTTATGTATTCAATGAAACAAGTACCTTTCTCGAAATGGAAAAAGATTATAATTGTTATGCTGCTGAATCAGCTATGGATACATTTCTTTATAACTATGCTACTAATGAAACAGTGACAATGCAGAATTTCAGCACCTATCAGACAAACGCAAATGCTGATTGGAACAGTATTCTGGCTAATCCGGAGTTTGTTGACAGTGTATATAATGATTATCATCTCTCGTCTGCTTCTCCATGCATAGATATCGGGTTATCTACGAATCTGAATTATGATCATGATGGTGTGTTCCGTCCTCAGGGAGATGGATTTGATATTGGTGCTTATGAATATGTAATTGCCTCCACAATTAATGAAAAGGTAAGCCCGGGATTTTTAATCTATCCTAATCCAGCCGATAATGTTATTATAATAGAAACAAATGAAAATGACTTTTATATTGAATTTATAAACATTTTGGGACTGGTAATTCTAAAAAAAAGGAACATAAAGGAAATTAATGTTAGTGGGATTGCGCCAGGAACATATATTCTCAGATTTAATGGAAAAAAAATCCAAGGAGAAGAACGAGTTATTGTTCATTGA